From Daucus carota subsp. sativus chromosome 6, DH1 v3.0, whole genome shotgun sequence:
gaaggggacggagggagtactgatTTTTTCGGTTCAGCCAGGAATTCAGTAAGAGTTAGATTGCCTCGGTGGCCTTGGCAAAAGTAGGTGTTGAAGATGGGATGCATTTATAATGTGAAATCATCCTTTGATGTGCAAAGATAGGGATGATGGATGGGGCTATTTACATGTTCTTTTGAAGAATGTCTTGTGCTATATCAGTAGCTGTATAAATGCTATAGAAAGATTCAAAGATTCATAACTCCCCAAGTAATTCTGTGCATATAGGAGTGTACAGGAAGGAGTACAGTAGTATGTGATATAGTCATGTGTGATGGTCGGAACATTGACATTATACACATActccaaaattataaattgaatGTGTGCAAATTTAACATTTAAGAACAATATTCTGAATTAGAGAGTTAAGTATAGAATCCTTTTGAAAGTATAGAATCCTAACAGTCTAGAGCAAATCTTTTTAATCTCAGACTCCAACTCTCCAAACTAGGTTTAAAGAAAAACCTTATTATATGAGCAAGTTCCAGATCATATCcttaaaaataatacatattgTTAGTGAAATTCTATCGAGCAAAAACAAGGAACAGACAGCATGCacactattatatatatcattattggTGGAATAAACCCTAAATTTTACTTTAGAAGTACTGACTAAATTAGCAGTCACTCAGGAGTCAGGACTCACTACTCAGGAGTGAGGCCACCTGGTTAAATTCGAGTTCCTTGGTCTGGCAGATGCATATACAATGGTTCAAATTTGTTAGACAAAAAGGTTACCTTGTCCAGTGCCCAGAACTCAACAAGTATCTTCAACACATATCAGTGTTGTATCTGCTGGCAATCAGGGGCTGCCTCATTTATGAGTCTGGCATATTCcgcatatattttcatataaaggatttaaaaaatttgaaactcTCAAGTATCGGAGATCCTGTGTCTTCTCCACCTGCACCGTGCTGGTAATTAGTGGTGGGCTCAGAACTTGCAATCACGGGCTAACTTATACTTAAAAAGTCATGGATGATAATGCAAAAGGGAAAGAAATCATGAATGaggaaaaaatatttcaacGTTTACAATAATTTTGGCGGggctaaattattttttacaattttttgttttgtaatattttttttcttttctctccCTTAAAATTCAGGGACagctttagagcatctccattAACATGCTAGTGgtttgttaaaaataaataacttcTATTAAGTTGCTACATTATATTAGATGACAATTCCAACAATTATCTTTATTTCtagtaattattattattaatttcaaaatctaGGAGCTAATGTAAAAAAAGGTGAAAATATCGTAAGAAAGatagaaattaaatattttattattaaaaatgaaataagaaATGATtagtcattatatataaatgagGAATGAGGTGaagattttaactttttaaaaaatgattagaACTTTTTATCTATCATATTCTTCAAATTTATAACTTAAAGCATCTTAAAATCAAATGAAGAATAAGTTATTATCTATTTACTATGAATGAAAATGGATTTTAATATTTAGGAAATGAACGGAGACCCTActgatttttattcatatttctcaaaatcataatttaaagcATCATATAACGAATCAGCTGGAGATGCTTTTGCATGTCAAATAGCTAATCCATGGGACATGTCCGGCATTTGAGTGGTCCTCGCATGGTGGTAATGGTATGCAAGAAAAACAAGATAGTGTGGACAATAAAATAATTGACTCCCTGGGGAATGGGGAAGGGAAAACAAGGAAGGGAGACAATGCATGAAGTTTAGCAGCAAGTTAAGAGTAATCGGCAAGGCCTGGAATGAAGGAAGTTGAGAAAATCTAGTTAAGACAAAAACTGGGAAACAGAttcaatactaataaaaactgGCAGGTGTATGGAAGATTCTGCAAAAGGAGCAAGGTGGACTTTTGAGCATACTTGTCAAATCCAGTTACATAATACACGTGAAACAAAGTCATCAATGAATCCTTTGCAGCTTTTCATTTCTTGCACTCCATTTTGTAGTCATTCTGCTACACTACTTGGGTTCGACTAGCGAGTGTGCATCGAGTATTTATTATTCGCTTTCGATTTGTACGCAAGTGCAGCTCCGTTCATCAGAATTCACCGCTGGCCGAACCAAGCCGGGTGGGCTCAAACCCGACTGACCTAAAGAAATTATTATGTATCCGGTCCAAATGTTCGCGGTTGGATTGatcgaaaatatttaaaataaaattttgaaatattttattatattgagtaaattttgaaatataaagaacTGAATAGCGCattaaaaaagaattgtatagAAATGATTGGCATGGAGAagtaaaatttttgattttttttattatattaatcatttatGTTTGGATTTTCTTTTATACATTGGACCATTTTTCTCTTACTTATTTACTATTGCATGCAGTTGATGAGGCAGCTCTATACTTTGACATCAAAGTTGTATTCCGATCTCTGGAGTATATTCTGCTTGATGGAACATCTTGCTTATCCTTTTAGTTCTAGGAACCAAGATACTTCATGTAATGTGGATTACTCCCTAGCTACTTGATTTTAAAGTGTTCCTGCCTCTTTCGATCCGCTAGCTACTACGTGTCGTGATCATATATAGCCTGATTCTGAAAAATCATTGAATTCTTTTACCTCTAATTTCATTTCGGAGTCTTATTCCgtgaaataaaattattctaaattcCAATTCCATTACGTAACACATACAAAATATCCGCAACTAATTTGATCTAATTACTCTAATCTGTACGAAAAATTTGTTATCGTAAATCCCAATTCGATTACTTAACATAACACAAGTAATAATCTAATCAACACACAACAGCTGAAATATCCGTAACTAATTCGgtccatatataaaaaaaaaaaattattattataaattctgattCCGTCATCGAGAACAAGACTCCACTAACAAGAGTTAGTTAGATGGTCGATTCGACATGCAACGCAATTATCAGTATCTACAAATTTCACACAAACATTACAAATTTGACGGTAGCGCTGATAAAGAATCGAGAGATGAGAAAAAGAGGGATTCCCAAATAGAGAAAGTATGAAGTTGACAGACGAAAAGCGAGACGAAGCGTAAAAAGGCAAATGCATAGGACTGTTGAAGAGGTTGCATGAACCACCTGATTGATCAAGTTGCAGATTAATAGCTAGAAATAGTCCAAGAATATGTGTGCTGCTCGACTCGTTTCTCTCTTTCGGCTTTGCAACAAACATTCGTATTGTTTTCTTCTGCTTTGTGTTGTGGGCATCAACTATACGTTTATGTGTCTTATTGTTTTTTTGTGTTTAGCCTTTCTTCATTACTTTGATTCCGTGTGAATGTATTCACATTGTTATGGCTTATTGCTCGTGAGAAATGAAATACTACGAAACAAGAGAGTCTGTCTACCTGCGAATTTAAGGAGGGTTAATCTAGAGTAAGGCTTGACGTGGGAGTACGGTTAAAAACTCCATAGAAAAAATACTGATAAAAAAAATGCTGCAGGAATCaggtaattattttttaattttttttatgtttatatgttttcaattataatataaaaaatgaaatttgatACTGTTTTAAAAGCAATCATGGAACCTGCTTTTCCTAAAAGCAATTTTTGAGCTATAAATTGTTGCTTGGAAAAAACtgtttttagatatattaaataatttttttcctattttttaaaaaatgttgtTGCTATCTACAACAGCAATACCAAAtaaacttaaatatttttttcaaaaccgaaaaaaataattgatttttcattttaCTAATATTTTGTCCTTAGACATCTATAAATTCATTTTTGTTTTGAGTTGCGACAAATTTCTGATAATTAGTAATAATTGCTTGTCGCCGTTTTATTTTCCTGGATTTCTTTTTACTGTAAATAATAACAAAGAAATTCATTTTCATCTTAGTCCtggcaaattttaaataatcaagaaattattatttaaaattgaattccGATCATTTTGTCCCTGATTCCACCTGTGCGCATTGCATCTATGAACTACTGTAATAAATATAGGCTACTGAGAAGGATACGTGCATATACTGTAGTGTCTGTCACAGAAGATCCAGTAAAATGAAAGAGGTTGCTTGTTTGAATCAACATGTCCGTGCCCACTCCTGACACCCACACCTTCACCTTGTGATGCCGTAACCACCATCACTTTTTTATGATacgaacataattttttttactgtcAATATTCTTAAAACCCGTTTCACTGCGCCTATGACTTAATGTTGATAAACTGGAaggttaaaatatttgtttgaataGTTCtgacttattaataatttgaaggttattaaaaatataaaaatttaaaaaaaattgatttagggtaatttatgacttagcgataatttttataaaaaaagttaaatcgctcaaaaaaaattcaaactaacttctgacaTTAAGTCAGCTTCTCgcttatttctgattttaaactGATTTCTGATCTATTATATTTCAGCGTAATGTTGGATAAAGCTGTAAGTCCCGGTTTAAAGCCGGGACAAACTGCCACTTGTCTCCAAATCATATGCTACTTATGATCTAGGATAGACCGGATGAAATATGTTGTAACAATCATCTCATACGAAACTCGATTGGGTAACCGCGCATAATACAAGTGTTTAGCCGTAAATGTAAGAGATTAAGGAAAAAGAACAAGCCTCTGCAACTCTGCAGCCCTGTGAATATGAATATGAGGCAGGTTACACAGAGGTGCCACAAAAACACGCAGAGACACTAGACATTAATCAACCTAAATCTGTGATAGGGTGATTGTACATTCATCTTTATGCATGTGTGCGAGAGATGTTGGCTAAATATCGATCATTGATGCATTAAATCTGGTTCATATCCCCAGACACCAAGGAGCTGCAgtattttctaaatatataaattcacttAAAGGAGGATTGATACTATATTCTATTTGGAAGAGTAGGAGTAAGGCAACCCTACCCCACGTGGGCGCGCAAGCACTACTAGAATTAGTGCCTACGACATCGGTGCTTAGACATCGGTTGGTCAGACGACCGATGTTAACATCATTAAACACATCAGTATTTTTTTAAACGATGTTACTGTGAAATTTAGACATCGGTTGAGAAAATAACCAATGTCAAtagttattttcaaaaaatgagAATCGTGAAGTAGACATCGGTTCAAGGCATAACCGATGTAGATATCTGATAGACATCGGTTAAATTTCTAACCgttattaaatcatatttttaaaaaattaaaaaacaacagCTTATTACTTTTGCCCCGTTTATTTCCCTCacttaacaaaaatcaaaacccgCCCCTCTTTTCCCTCCCGACACTTTAACCAAATACCTCCTCCCTCCCGAAATATTCCATCTCCCTCCTCCATCCCGACacatctccctctccctcctccCTCCCTACACTTCTCACCTCTCACTCCCCCACTCTGTCGCCTCGCTGTCACCTCCGCATCTCTCACATTTCACTGGTGTCTCTCACATCTTCGTCGTatcaaattagggtttcaatttAACCCCAAATTGGTGCTTCGAGAATCACCTAATTTCTCAACCTGAAGCACCTAATTTCTCTCTAATTAGGTTTATTTCGATTAAGTTttgttttcactaatttttgggtttttcatttttgaaCAGATCTGGAGGTTTGAAGGCTTGAAGAAGTTTTACTGAACTTGAAGAGTTTACACTGAACTGGAAGAGGTTTGTCTTATTTTGTTTGTGTATAGCTCTGTTATAAGCTTTTGTTCAGTGCATATCAAACCTGAGGTTATAGAAGATGTATCTTCCTAAGTTGAAACCTACTTTTCGAGGGtctttgtaatttaaattgtaTTTGTTTTGTGGAAATTGGATATTATAAAAGATTATGTTTGTGTATCTATAATTGTAAGGACCTGAGTTTGGTTATACATGTTGTTTTATATGGTGATTTAATTTGATTGGATTTTGTTTAAGATTGATACTAGCATTATTATGGTTTTAACGCTGAAAGTATGGCcctaatatatgttatttgataAAACTGCAGTTTTCCATGTGACTGACCTTGATGGGAATTCAAGGTGTGGACACACAATGGACGCATTGCATCGCTCATTTATGTTAAAGATTGTGATTCAGGGTACCAAATTTAAGCTGAAGACTGACCAAATATGGTATATATTCTTCAGCTTAATTATGCTTCTCTTGTTGCAAATGATTCCTCTGTAGAAAATTTTCTTTATACTTGTGTATGTCGTGAATATGTTCTATATGCTCAATTACAAGAAACAATGGTCGATGAATTGTTACAAGTAATTAATAAACCAAATTTGATTATGATTGCAGGAGTTCTTCACTGACATTTACAGTGAGACTAAATGCCTGAGCAATTGCGGAGAGCCCTCTCAAAAAATGGTGAGACAAGCTTTAAACAAGAGTTATATGTACTTTGTTTTAGGCGGTAAATTATTCGATTTTTTACTGCTTGTGGGTTTAGTCTTCTTACTGGAGTCGGTATCTTGGAACTTGAGGTTTATTTATGTTGCGTCTCTTTTAGTGATATGTAAAATGAGAAATACATGAGCCCTCCTGAAACTATATTCATGTATTTGTGTGGATGGTCTTTAAttgaagtttttaatattttttggaaTTGTTGTTGTGTCCCTTGAAAATGTATATTGATTTAGTTTTTATAAACGATCTGTGGTAATTGTGTTAATAGTTGTCATGGATGCAATTTGATTGGTCTGTACATTTGTTTGGGGTGGTACTATACCCGCTGTTACATGTCTAGAAAAACCATGAATGGAGAATTTAGGTTAAGATTAACTTTGAGTCAATAACTAATCTTTAGACATTTTCTTCTGCCTGGCAACCACTTTCGACTCGATGCCTGTGATTTTGCTTAATTTTGAGTTTTGTGTGTGAATTAGAAGTTGTGAACAGGGCTCAACAGGGCTCCAGGAATAACTGGTCTGCTACATATCAACTGCTGCATGGACAAATTTGAGGACCTGGAAAATCACTTAAGTATCAGCATTTTCCACTCGTTCTCAACAGCCTGGAGGGTATAATCTACACTCACCTATCTACTTACTATCTTCAATTCTGAACTAAGATAATTAACAGCTATTGTATATATGAGAACCACCAGTGTGTTCAGTATTTCACACAAATATTCATGCAACTATTATTACATTACCTTAGTAAATTCTTTTAGTGCAGATTAAAGCAGAAATGCCCTTGGCCGTGGCTAACAATGACAACTTCATATGGGATCCTTGTAATTACGCTTCTCATTGCCCAAATATTTCATGCAACTATGAATAGAATAACCAAGGTTGAGGATGATTTCCAAAAGATGAGAGAGCTGAAAAACATGCTGAGGCAGACGATGCAAGCCTCGAAGGAAATGAAGCATAGTTTAGAGTCATTCTTAGCAGTTTATTTCTCAAGCTGTtatgtatttaatttaaatatgttttgCTTGGTTGGATGAAAGTTGGATTGTAGTTAGTAGGTACTTGGTTTTCTGGATTGAAATTGgagaagtgaatatatataatgttgTGATATGATGATTGTATATGGCTTGTTTGTATTTGAtttggtatatatattttaattcagggGTGCCCATTTTAATTCAATTCAAAACACATCgcttgtatattaaattaactGATGTTAAAAATCTTGAAATTACAATAGTTTAATGAAACATAACCGATGTCTAAAATGGGATAGATATCACGTACATCCTAGAAGCGTTGTGCAAGTCTATTTTAGACATCGGGTTTTACCCGATGTCTTTGCACATATATCTTTAACATCACACGCGAAGACATCGCTCTCTTTTTacatagacatcggtttttagccgatgtctaagggcttttttctagtagtgaagtCGTATATGAAAAACACAGTAGATTGATTCCCACAacgagagagattgagaggaGAGAGATATTTGGAGAGAAACAAAGGGCAATGAAATGGGGAAAGATGTCAGTGTTAAGCGAAGCCTTAAGCATCTCATGTGTATATGAGGATTTGTTTTATGCAaattgtgtgtgtatgtgtgctGCTTTTCATACATTTAAGGCTTTGCGTGTGATTCTTGTACTAGGGTTTATAAGTTTTTGTATTTCTCagcttataattatattatttgtacCCATACTAGCTAGACGAGGTTCTGGAGATTGACTGTGCAGGGTGCTCTTACTTAtaaataacatgttttgaaTGGTAATCAAACTAGATatatgaaccctaaaatatagttctaaaatatacaaattatccAAGCTAAGTACTTCGTCACTCTGTCTAAATTGTTTATCTTAAAACGGAGATTTGACacgtatttaaaaattttataaaatataattttataaattattttaaattcgtTTTCtacatttaaatttattatttaaatatttgtaaaaaaataaattatgcatATAGAATTATATCTTATATGAACTGTGtaatacaaaaaaattataaagaaatgagagagacggataataaataaaacacactcatgtatatgtatatatagacgaTTTTGATCCTTTGAATTTGAACAACGAAATTAATCGATTTTAGTTGAATTGCCCGCTCAATCCAACTTATGTACGTAActcttttaaatattataattttaatcaaaccGACGTTCGATTTAGTTACCAGATATCTAACCTTATCATCTACTGTTGATTATGATGAGGACCGGTCGGATTAACACTAACATATCAATCTGTCTTTCTAATATGTTTCATTAACATATACacaaatgtatgtgtgtgtcaGTGTACTGTGATCAGTGATTCAGTGTGAGTATGAAAAAAGAAATTAGGAGTGTATGCTTAGAGGTTCTAGATAAAATTAAGTTGAGCTACTGAACCGATTGTTCAGAATACTTTAACTAAAACAGGAAAAGTTGATATAGATTGACTCTGATTTGGACAGTCCTTGGTAGTGACTGAATGGAAGCTAATGTCctcacatttttttattaataaatatggtATAAGAGCATTTTAGTTTGTCTTATAGCTAGCCAGATTCTCTTTTAGTGTCTAATTTAAAGTCTCATTAGAATGCCCTTTGGGATTTCATTGGTCCTTTCATTTCTTCCACTATCTAACTTATTTTATTCCTtctgttatatattatataatattttggtttATAATACTTCATTTAACACCTTACACTTCTATGATTTGTATTGTTATTATCAAAAGATTGTATTTAAACTGTGAATAAATccctctattattattaaaaacaaaccCCTCATATGTTtcatcaataaatttatatatatatatatatatatatacatatatatatatatatcacatttTTAATCTCAAACATCAtcctacatatttttttatactatatataaatattattaaataagtctTTGATTCATGTATCGCTTGAGTTCCTGTGCCACCACATACATACATCGGATCAAGCTAGTGCTTTTCCTTATtataatagatatataataCAGAAAGAAAGAATATAAATTATCTTCAATTTAATTAAGTTCTAATAATGTTGTCACTAGCACTTCCTATAACCAAGTGTCTTTCTAATTCCTCGACTAACCATCACACAATCATTATTACCCCCGATCTCTTGTCACCAAACTAATCTGACAATAAGATGAAGAGAGAAGACCCATGAACCTTTCTGGCCAAAATTTAGTTTTGATCTTTAcgataagttaaattgttagaaATTTTAACCAAATTATACCTATTTTGCAAAACATGATTAAAATATGTACTGATTTTTTAAAAGAGATGTAATAATGTATCTTTTCTGAAAATAAGTATATTAAAAGATATGTAATAATGTaataatgtatattaaaagATATGTAATAATGTATCTTTTCTGAAAATAAGTACTGATTTTTGTCAAATAaccaatactccctccgtttcaaattatatgtccactttcaaaaaatcacatagtttaagaaaagtggattttgagaaaaaagaggtgtaataagtcattaattgaacctaatatgtggtataggattgatcttggaaatacaaatttgaaatatgtggaggagagttgattttgaaaatataaatttacattgaaagttgaagtggacaagtattttgaaacaaaactttttttctaaagtggacatgtattttgaaacggagggagtattaaacacctattttatcttttagaaaatttgttaatatgtaatttttcaCTGACAGAGATTCTTATACTAGTATTCTTCGGATAGTTTACAGATATTTACTTCCATGATCAACGGAATCAGAGTCATAAGTTATCATAAAAGATGACTTGGGAATTATATATTTAGTAGGGTTTTGATTGTGTGAAGAAGAGAATACTGTTTCCAATACCAACTACTACCTGTACAAGTGTGTGTAAGCAATGAGTTCTTCACTTTCccaataattattaataaaaatggccattattatttatatgtcaGTAGATACCTCTTGATACTTTATCCTCCCCTAGCtacaatcatcatcatcatgagcATCTAGCAATATTTCAATCCCTCATTACTCCTCCAAATCAATGCTAAAGCTTCTCAATTCCCCCTATTCCTCCACCATTATTGCCACACCCCATCTAGATCTACACCACAAGCCTCTCTCCCTTTTTCTTTCTAAATAGGGTTTCTTCTTTCTAGATCTAGCTCATTCAAGAAAAGcagtgctcatgggcacacagtACTGTGTGTTTGTGTGAAATGTTTGGTTCAGAACAAGAGGAATCATCaccacaaaatattataaatatgcacTTTGATCACCAACATCACCAGACTACCATAACTTCACCTTCAGTTCATATGAGACAGCTGCTCATTAGCTGTGCTGAACATATTTCTAGATGCGATTTCTACGGCGCTCACCGATTGATCAACATTTTGTCAGCCAATTCTTCGCCTTGCGGCGACTCCACCGAGAGATTAGTCCATCAGTTCAGCAAAGCCCTAAGTCTCCGTCTCCACAGCTTTGCTGACACCAGCACCATAACATCAGGTTCCACCAGCAATTTAGTGATCCCCTCGTTGCTGACTCCCAAGATTTCACCTGCATTGCCGAGTAGtgcgggttcgggttcgggttcgagTACGCAACAAGTGTTTGATGACGAATCCGTTGTTCAATCGGCTTACTTGTCACTCAACCAAATAACGCCTTTTATAAGATTCACTCATCTAACCGCAAACCAAGCGATACTAGAATCGGTTGAAGGGCATCATGCGATCCACATCCTTGATTTCAACATCATGCACGGCGTGCAATGGCCGCCTTTAATGCAAGCCATGGCCGAGAAGTTCCCTCCTCCAATGCTCCGAATCACGGGGACCGGTGACAATCTAACCATCCTCAGAAGAACCGGTGATCGCCTGGCCAAATTTGCGCATACTCTCGGCCTTAGGTTTCAATTTCACCCTGTTCTACTCCTCGAGAACGAGGAGTCCTCAATTTCTTCATTCTTCGCTTCATTCGCGGCTTATCTTCAGCCAGACGAAACCCTAGCTGTCAATTGTGTGCTATACCTCCACCGTCTCAGCCGCGAAAGATTATCCCTCTTTCTGCATCAAATCAAGGCCTTAAACCCTAGGGTTCTCACATTAGCCGAAAGAGAAGCCAACCATAACCTCCCAATCTTCTTGCAAAGATTCGTCGAGGCCTTGGATCATTACACAGCTTTGTTTGACTCGCTAGAAGCTACCTTACCGCCCAACAGCCGCCAAAGAATAGAAGTTGAGCAAATATGGTTCGGCAGAGAGATAGCCGATATCATCGCATCAGAAGGCGAAACGAGGAGAGAAAGACACGAGAGATTCCGGGCATGGGAGCTTATGTTGAGAGGCTCTGGATTTCACAATCTTGCTTTAAGCCCTTTCGCACTTTCGCAAGCCAAGCTCTTGTTAAGACTTCACTACCCTTCCGAGGGTTACAAACTTCATATTCTTAATGATTCTTTCTTCTTGGGGTGGCAAAACCAACATCTTTTCTCCGTTTCTTCTTGGCATTAATTAGACGCTCCGCTACAAGAAAAACGGCTATTTCCTACCGATCAAAGCGGACCAGAAATTAAAAATCGGTAGGAAATGGTCATATTGTTAGCTAGCTAAACAATAACCTTTTGACCAGAAGGATTAATTAATGATGATTAGTATttaaaaccctaaccctaattagCCTGCTGCATGGATAATTCTTCAGCTTGCATGTGACAGCAGATTTGCAGAGGAAAAGAAAGAAGGAATATTAGTAAAGCAAGCATGCACACACCTGAAGAGGAAGCTGACTTTTGGaagatcaaaattcaaacacAAACACTTGATGGATATGGATTCCAAATTGAccttcttttctgatcaggttTTTCTTGGAGCTTGAGCTCGAACTGATGAATGTTTTACTCTTAATTTTATACTACTTGTgagattaatatatataaacattttatatagttatatatatattgatttgcaGCTTTGTGATGGATCCATTTAGGAAGATGCTGGTACCAATAACCTAGCTAATTAGTtactttattaattatatattattatttcatttaaagtGTTATTAACCTGCACCACCATTAGTTTCATTGAGTGGGTGGTCTTAACTTTGTTccattgattaatttttaatcctGCAATATGTACTATTAGTGGGTATCAATTTGTGTATTCATGTATATTAATCtgaatactatattattaatagtACAACCTAATTAATCTTGATAATGGGCTTGTGCATTCTCTTTGTTGCTTTCTAATATTCTAACtaatacttaattaattaatactcCATTGTCCCACAAAAAGTACTTATAACTTGTCTCAATTGGTTGCACACATATGTGCATGAAATAGAATCATCACACACATTCACACTTCAAACTTTTTATACTATTAAACCAAAATGGCCCTCTTTTGTTAATGGTGAATATTAAACTAAGTAGTTAAAAGGTCACCCCTTATTGCAAACAAAAACCATTATTCTATGTCCTTGTTCCCTAAAATTCCTTTGTCTCCTTCAAGAGAAGTAATCTTGGGTGTTCTTCAAGAAAATGTGCATGAGGGATCTTGTTTTCTGGATTTTGTAAGCCTACATGTGCTTAAttgtgtgtttgttttgttttgtgtgTACAAGTATGTTGGGTTAGTTGTCTTAAAAATACAGAGGCAATCCACCATCTATTACCTGAAAATCAGCCGAGTGTTCCCTCAACAAAACCATCAAAATTCACAACCTCCCCTTATTTTGCCCCCTTATTGACCCTTATTATCCTGTTCCTCTTCAAACCTTGTTTCTACATCCTACAAAAGGGATCTTCTCTTGAGTTTTGTGTCTTGTGAcctcttttaaaatttatttctaccTTTTTTAATCTTCTAAGGACCACTCCCCCTCTTTAATATCCATACATTTCTCTTTCTCCCCTCTCTCGTAATTATTGTATATGGCTTCTCAAGTAATCCTAGGTATAGCTAGGTAGCAACCCATCTCTTCTTTTCATCCATCTCTATATTTAATACATCAAAATTTCGAAAGAGAcaggaaaataaaataatactcctCGGTTCTCCTTAAATGGACACCTATTTTAATTCTCTCATGA
This genomic window contains:
- the LOC108227074 gene encoding scarecrow-like protein 18; the protein is MFGSEQEESSPQNIINMHFDHQHHQTTITSPSVHMRQLLISCAEHISRCDFYGAHRLINILSANSSPCGDSTERLVHQFSKALSLRLHSFADTSTITSGSTSNLVIPSLLTPKISPALPSSAGSGSGSSTQQVFDDESVVQSAYLSLNQITPFIRFTHLTANQAILESVEGHHAIHILDFNIMHGVQWPPLMQAMAEKFPPPMLRITGTGDNLTILRRTGDRLAKFAHTLGLRFQFHPVLLLENEESSISSFFASFAAYLQPDETLAVNCVLYLHRLSRERLSLFLHQIKALNPRVLTLAEREANHNLPIFLQRFVEALDHYTALFDSLEATLPPNSRQRIEVEQIWFGREIADIIASEGETRRERHERFRAWELMLRGSGFHNLALSPFALSQAKLLLRLHYPSEGYKLHILNDSFFLGWQNQHLFSVSSWH